GACACCAGCAACAGCGTCACCAGCGCCGCGAGTGCCGTTCGTGCGTCGTAATTCATTGTTGTGCCCAATATACACAATACTCACTAATAAACTCGTCGCACTGGTCGGTCTCGACACGAACGATTGTGGATATTTTCCGAATAACTGACCCGCCGCCGCGGTTCCGCTTTCGACACGCGTATCGCCCTCGATATCCAAGCAGGCGGTGTGTCAGCCGATCTGTTCACACCGCTCGAACTCCGCGGGACCGAGCTCCCGAACCGTATCATGGTGTCGCCGATGTGTCAGTATTCCTGTGAGGCTCGCGACGGCCTCCCGACGGACTGGCACCATACCCACCTCGTCAGTCGGGCCGTCGGCGGCGCCGGCCTCGTCATGACCGAGGCGACGGCCGTCGAACCACGCGGCCGCATCTCGCCGCAGGACCTCGGGATCTGGAGCGACGACCACGCCGACGCCCTCGCCGACATCACGGACTCGATCCGTGCCCAGGGGAGCGTCCCCGCCATCCAGCTGGCCCACGCCGGGCGCAAGGCGTCGACGAAACGCCCGTGGGAGGGCGGCGACCCGATCACCGGCGACGAGGGCTGGGAGACCATCGCCCCCTCCGCCGAGCCTTACCCCCACGACGCCGGGGCGGTCCCCACACGGGAGATGACGGCCGACGACGTCGCGGCCGTGATCGACGCCTTCCGGGACGCCGCCGTCCGCGCCCGCGAGGCCGGCTTTCGGGTGGCCGAGATTCACGCCGCCCACGGCTACCTCCTCCACGAGTTCCTCTCGCCGGTGACCAACCACCGGACCGACGCCTACGGCGGCGGCTTCGAGGGCCGCACGCGCCTCCTCCACGAAATCGCGAGCACCGTCCGCGAGGTGTGGCCCGACGACGACCCCCTGTTCGTGCGCATCTCCGCGACCGACTGGCTCCCCGACCGCGACTCCTGGACCGTCGAGGACTCGATCCGCCTCGCCGACGACCTCGCCCCCCTCGGCGTCGACCTGATGGACGTGAGCGGCGGCGGCATCCACCCCGAGCAGCGGATCCCCTCGACCGGCCCGGGGTATCAGGAGCGCTACGCGCGGCGGATCAAGACGGAGACGGAGTCGGACATCGCCGTCGGCGCCGTCGGCGGCATCACGACGCCGGAACAGGCCGACGCGCTGATCAGAAACGGTCGGGGTGACCTCGCCATCGTGGGTCGGGAACACCTCCGCGATCCCTACTTCGCGCTGCACGCGGCCAAGCAACTGGACCGCCTCGACGACGTCGAGGTCCCGCCCCAGTATCACCGCGCGTTCTAAAGTATCGGTCGAAGCTGTTTGCACAACCGATCGCAGTGCGGCGTCTGATCGGCTGTGAACTGACTTTCAATCGCTACTATCGTGCCCGCCGTCGGGCGACGGCGCGGCGAAGTCCCCGTCGTCGTCGAAGGCGAGTTCGTCCGGTTCGGCGACCACCCGCAGGTCGTCGCGATCACGCGCCGCCTCGATCAGGGGCGCGGAAGCGTACACCCGCTGTAGGCGCATCGTGTCCGTCACGCGCAGGACGCGCGCCTCGTCGCCGGCGACGGGGCCGACGGTCCCGAGGGCGCCGAGCAGTCCCGCGCGGTCGTTCTCGACGACGGGAGGCAGGCGGACACAGCGAACGGTGCTCGCGGTGATGGCGTTGATCAGCGCCTTCGACGTGTCGATGCCGTCGAGGATGTCGTGGTGGACGAAGTCGGCCTGTCCCATCCCCATCGCGTTCCCCTTCGTCTTCTCGGTCATCCCGCGGAGGAAGATGCGCTTCACCTCGGGCGACTCGGGTTCGGGTTCGTTGATCGTGAAGTGTCGGCGCCCGGTGACGTTGGTGTCCATCCCCTGCCCGCTCACGTCCTTACCGATCCGATCGACCACGAGCACGTCCAGTTCGTCGAACGGGAGCGTCGGCATCCGATCGTAGGCCATCTCCAGCAACTCCCGTTCGCGTTTCAGGAAGCCCGAGGCGGGGACGCCTTCCAGCAGCGTCGTGTCGTCGTGTTCGTCCTCGACGATGGCGACGCCGCCGGCGACGGGGAGGGAGTCGAGCAACTGGCTCGCGATTTCGGGGAGCATGTTCCGGAGGCTCCAGTCGACCGCCCAGTCGTGGGCCATCTTCGCTCCCTTCTGTTTCCCCATGCCGATGACGAGCATCTTCGAGAGGCCGCTCTCCACCTCGCCGCTGAAGTCGGTGTGGGGTTTGATCCGGTTGACCATCACGATGGCGTCGGCGGCGACGGCGTTGGCGTCGGCGTACACCGAAACGCCGCGTTCCGGCGTCTCGCCCACCGTCTCCACCTCCATCGTCGCACGAATCTCGCAGCCGACCGTCTCCTCGCTGACGCCGAGGGTGTTCAGTTTCTCGCGTTGTCCCTCCGCGGTCGCGCCGCCGTGACTCCCCATCGCCGGGAAGACGAACGGTTCGTACCCTTGTTCGCGGACGCCGGCGACGACGCCGCGGACGATGCGTCCGAGGTTGGCGATGCCGCGACTGCCGGCGCCGATGGCCACCTCGCCGCCGTCGGGGACGTGGTCGAAGTCGAGGTCGTGCGTCGCCGACGCGGCGCGCGATTCGATCTCCTCGGTCGGGATGGGGTCGGTTTCCCAGACCTGTTCGACGACGCCCATCCGCGGTAGGGCGAGGTCGCCGACGGTCGTTCGGATGGTGTCCTCGGGGACGGCGAGCGAATCCCTCATACCGAGGACGTAGCAGGGACGTGGAAAAGAAACCCGCGGATCGGTCGGTCGACCTTACGCGGCCGCTTCTTCGGCGAACTCGTCGTCGTACTCGCCGTCGTCGATTCGCTCTTTGAACTGCCGGGGATCGTTACCCTCGATGGTGACGCCGAGGGTGACGCAGGTGCCGACGACCTCCTTCGCGGCGTTTTTCAGGTCGTACGCGAGCAGGTCCGACTGCTTCTGCTCGGCGATCTTTTTGACCTGTTCGACGGTCAGGTCGGCGACGAACGTCTCCTGGGGCTCGCCGCTCCCCGTCTCGAAGCCGGCCTCGTCCTTGATGAGTTCGGCCGTCGGCGGGACACCCACCTCGATGGTGAAGGAGCCGTCGTCCTCGTACTCGACGGTGATCGGTACTTCCATGCCGTCGAACGCGGCGGTCTCGTCGTTGATCTGCTGTACGACGGCCTGTACGTCGACCGGCGTCGGACCGAGTTCCGGCCCGAGCGGCGGGCCAGGGGTGGCCTCGCCGCCGGGAACGAGCACTTCGATAGTTCCAGCCATACCGAACCAAACCCGCGGCCGACTTTTAACGGTTTTCTTTCGGTTCACGGGTGTGTCGCGCGGTCACAGGGCGTTCGGAGTGCGTCACGAACGGTTCGTCCGTGAGTCCCGGCGCACCGCCTGACGATCCCGGAATCCGGTTCAGACGTCGACCGCGAAGGAGTCCGTCGACCCCGCACGCACCGCCACGGCACCCAACAGCGTCGCCAGGTCGTCTAGGTCGTTCGCGTCGACGACTTCGACCGGCGTGTGCATGTAGCGGTTCGGCAGGCCGACGTTCAGCGCGGGGGTGCCGCCGGCCGCGACGAAGAAGGCGTCGGCGTCGGTGCCGGTCCGACTCCCCGCCGCCTGCAACTGCACGTCGACCCTCACGTCGTCGGCCGCGGCGCGCGCCATCTCGACCAGCACGGGATGGTTGGCGCTCCCGCGGGTCACGACCGGCCCCTCGCCGAGTTCGACCGGCCCGCGCCGCTTGTCCGGAATCCCCGGCGAGTCGGTGGCGTGGGTCACGTCGACGGCAACGACGGCGTCGGGCGCGAGGTCGGCACCCACCATCCGCGCGCCCTGCAGGCCCACCTCCTCCTGAATCGTCGAGACGGCGTACACCGTCGCGTCGGCGTCGGACTCGACCGCTCGGCGCAATCCCTCGGCGGCCGCCCAGACGCCGATCCGGTTGTCCATCCCGCGGGCCGAAATCCGCGAGCCGTGGAGGTCCTCGACGGTGGTCGAGACGGTGACGGGGTCGCCGACGGAGACCAGCGATTCGGCCTCCTCGCCGTCGGCCGCCCCCACGTCGACGTACTGCTCCTCGACGTCGTCGTAGCTCTCCTCGCCTTTCTCGCGCAGGTGGATCGCCGTCTGCCCGACGACGCCCGCGACCGGGTCGTCGGCGTGGACGGTGACGTGTTGGCCCTTCGACACCGTCCGGTCCGCGCCGCCGATCGAGCCGATGCGGACGAAGCCGTCGTCGTCGATCCGGCGGACGATGTACCCCACCTCGTCGGCGTGGCCGGCGAGGGCGAGTTCCGTCTCGCCGCCCTCGTGGACCGCGACGGCGTTGCCGTAGTCGTCGGTCCACACGTCGTCGGCGAACTCGCTCACGTAGTCGAGCCAGACGCGTTGCCCGCGGGTCTCGAAGCCCGACGGACTCGGCGTCTCCAGCAGTCGGTCCAGAAACGCCCGGCGCTCCGGTTCCAGTGTCATACCCTCGGGTACGCGAGCGCGGGCAAGAACCCAGCGATCCGACGGGTCGAGCGGCGGCTCCCTCTAGCGATCCGTCGGCTCACTCCCCGTGTCGCGTCACACAGGTCGACAACCCCGTCACCTCCACCGGTTCGGAGTTGTCGGGCGAGTAGACGACCATCTGCCCTTTCGCCATGTACGGCACCTTGTCCTCCAGCTTCGGCGGGATGTTGACGCTCTTGATCGCGTCCTCGTCGCCCAGGTTGAGGACGAGTTTCGTGTTTACCTGCTTGAACACCGACTCCGCTACGTCCTGTGGGTCCTGCGTGATGAGGAACAGCCCGAGTCGTT
This window of the Haloplanus rubicundus genome carries:
- a CDS encoding NADH:flavin oxidoreductase/NADH oxidase — its product is MSADLFTPLELRGTELPNRIMVSPMCQYSCEARDGLPTDWHHTHLVSRAVGGAGLVMTEATAVEPRGRISPQDLGIWSDDHADALADITDSIRAQGSVPAIQLAHAGRKASTKRPWEGGDPITGDEGWETIAPSAEPYPHDAGAVPTREMTADDVAAVIDAFRDAAVRAREAGFRVAEIHAAHGYLLHEFLSPVTNHRTDAYGGGFEGRTRLLHEIASTVREVWPDDDPLFVRISATDWLPDRDSWTVEDSIRLADDLAPLGVDLMDVSGGGIHPEQRIPSTGPGYQERYARRIKTETESDIAVGAVGGITTPEQADALIRNGRGDLAIVGREHLRDPYFALHAAKQLDRLDDVEVPPQYHRAF
- a CDS encoding lactate racemase domain-containing protein, whose translation is MRDSLAVPEDTIRTTVGDLALPRMGVVEQVWETDPIPTEEIESRAASATHDLDFDHVPDGGEVAIGAGSRGIANLGRIVRGVVAGVREQGYEPFVFPAMGSHGGATAEGQREKLNTLGVSEETVGCEIRATMEVETVGETPERGVSVYADANAVAADAIVMVNRIKPHTDFSGEVESGLSKMLVIGMGKQKGAKMAHDWAVDWSLRNMLPEIASQLLDSLPVAGGVAIVEDEHDDTTLLEGVPASGFLKRERELLEMAYDRMPTLPFDELDVLVVDRIGKDVSGQGMDTNVTGRRHFTINEPEPESPEVKRIFLRGMTEKTKGNAMGMGQADFVHHDILDGIDTSKALINAITASTVRCVRLPPVVENDRAGLLGALGTVGPVAGDEARVLRVTDTMRLQRVYASAPLIEAARDRDDLRVVAEPDELAFDDDGDFAAPSPDGGHDSSD
- a CDS encoding 50S ribosomal protein L11; translated protein: MAGTIEVLVPGGEATPGPPLGPELGPTPVDVQAVVQQINDETAAFDGMEVPITVEYEDDGSFTIEVGVPPTAELIKDEAGFETGSGEPQETFVADLTVEQVKKIAEQKQSDLLAYDLKNAAKEVVGTCVTLGVTIEGNDPRQFKERIDDGEYDDEFAEEAAA
- a CDS encoding M20/M25/M40 family metallo-hydrolase; the protein is MEPERRAFLDRLLETPSPSGFETRGQRVWLDYVSEFADDVWTDDYGNAVAVHEGGETELALAGHADEVGYIVRRIDDDGFVRIGSIGGADRTVSKGQHVTVHADDPVAGVVGQTAIHLREKGEESYDDVEEQYVDVGAADGEEAESLVSVGDPVTVSTTVEDLHGSRISARGMDNRIGVWAAAEGLRRAVESDADATVYAVSTIQEEVGLQGARMVGADLAPDAVVAVDVTHATDSPGIPDKRRGPVELGEGPVVTRGSANHPVLVEMARAAADDVRVDVQLQAAGSRTGTDADAFFVAAGGTPALNVGLPNRYMHTPVEVVDANDLDDLATLLGAVAVRAGSTDSFAVDV